From Paraburkholderia hayleyella, a single genomic window includes:
- a CDS encoding type II secretion system F family protein, producing the protein MLLFLSLLTTAGVMLFAFIAFKSVGQLTGDVPLENRTYLDPLPKGLRLIWPLVNFVDHHFGSLYSARQIAKIEERLRLTSLLFLMSARQFLSMSLIVSILTMFVTLGLMYLLHIFSLPILLGVTLLAYYYPILWTRDVRRRHVAAIQRQLPIYLDFLTLAVEAGLNINGAIQKAVEKGPDGPLRREFEHVLRDLKSGLSRTEALRRFDGRQNIKEISNLVGAAIQAERMGSGLAKTLRFQSEQRRSERFQRAEKQAMEAPVKLVFPLLLFIFPVTFIVLGFPIVMKFVQDGLL; encoded by the coding sequence ATGCTGCTCTTTCTCTCGCTTCTCACCACGGCAGGCGTCATGCTGTTCGCCTTCATCGCCTTCAAGTCAGTGGGTCAGCTAACAGGCGATGTGCCGCTTGAAAACCGTACCTATCTCGATCCACTCCCAAAAGGATTGCGCCTGATCTGGCCGCTGGTGAACTTTGTCGATCACCACTTCGGTTCGCTATACAGCGCCAGACAAATTGCCAAAATCGAAGAGCGCCTGCGTCTTACCTCGCTGCTCTTTCTGATGAGCGCGCGGCAGTTTCTGTCGATGTCGCTGATCGTTTCGATACTCACCATGTTCGTCACGCTGGGACTGATGTACCTGCTGCACATATTCTCTCTGCCGATCCTGCTGGGCGTCACACTGCTCGCCTACTACTACCCCATCCTCTGGACCCGTGACGTAAGACGCCGCCACGTCGCGGCCATCCAGCGCCAATTGCCAATCTATCTGGACTTCCTGACGCTCGCGGTCGAAGCGGGGCTCAACATCAACGGCGCGATTCAGAAAGCCGTCGAAAAAGGCCCGGACGGCCCGCTGCGGCGCGAATTCGAACACGTGCTGCGCGATTTGAAATCCGGCTTGAGCCGCACCGAAGCGCTGCGCCGCTTCGATGGACGGCAAAACATCAAGGAAATTTCGAACCTGGTCGGCGCGGCCATTCAGGCTGAACGGATGGGATCAGGCCTGGCGAAAACACTGCGCTTCCAGTCTGAACAGCGCCGCTCGGAGCGCTTCCAGCGTGCTGAAAAACAGGCCATGGAAGCCCCCGTCAAGCTGGTGTTTCCACTGCTCCTGTTTATCTTCCCGGTCACCTTCATCGTGCTGGGCTTTCCTATCGTCATGAAATTCGTTCAGGACGGCCTGCTGTGA
- a CDS encoding DUF192 domain-containing protein, whose product MATTQTAKERMRGLLGRDQLADNEALLLKPCRSIHTFGMRFAIDVLFLDRHQRVVAIHPEVPRNRMRLNLCATQTLEMRAGAAYAHGIRVGDLLVFEALS is encoded by the coding sequence GTGGCTACCACGCAAACGGCAAAGGAACGTATGCGTGGCCTGCTCGGCCGCGATCAACTGGCCGATAACGAAGCGCTGCTGCTCAAGCCCTGCCGTTCGATCCATACCTTCGGCATGCGCTTTGCCATTGACGTGCTGTTTCTCGACCGCCATCAACGTGTGGTGGCGATTCATCCTGAAGTGCCACGCAACCGGATGCGCCTGAACCTGTGCGCGACTCAAACGCTCGAAATGCGAGCCGGTGCCGCCTATGCGCACGGTATCCGTGTGGGCGACCTACTGGTTTTCGAGGCGCTGTCGTGA
- a CDS encoding TadE family protein: protein MNPLRCKPASSMSRIRRRSGQAGQSMTEFIIIAPLLLFFCLAIVQFALMYQAKATLDVAVLEAAREGAVNHGSMRAMQRGLARGLMPLYARTASAEGVAGAARLASLASIHAAVITIVNPTPEAIQAYAVPQRDMATGITYTQIPNDSLAYRNSTPAPGTVSIQDANLLKIRVHYCYPMYVPLVNKVIYYATNMIGNPGPSGILSDNSVGTGSQGNPGNPDNQCNIYLQDGVTSGRWPIGLESEMIVRMQSSFRPSAAADGLKPDEKP, encoded by the coding sequence GTGAACCCCCTACGTTGCAAGCCCGCATCATCGATGAGCCGCATCCGTCGCAGGTCAGGCCAGGCGGGCCAGTCGATGACCGAATTCATCATCATTGCGCCGCTGTTGCTGTTTTTCTGCCTCGCCATCGTGCAGTTCGCGCTGATGTATCAGGCGAAAGCGACACTCGACGTCGCTGTGCTGGAAGCCGCCCGCGAAGGTGCGGTCAATCACGGCTCGATGCGGGCGATGCAAAGGGGTCTGGCACGCGGGCTGATGCCGCTTTATGCGCGAACCGCGAGCGCGGAAGGCGTTGCAGGTGCGGCAAGACTCGCCTCACTCGCGTCGATCCATGCGGCTGTCATTACCATCGTCAACCCCACGCCCGAAGCCATTCAGGCATATGCCGTGCCCCAGCGCGATATGGCAACGGGTATCACCTATACCCAGATTCCGAATGATTCACTGGCCTATCGCAACTCAACGCCAGCGCCAGGCACTGTCAGCATCCAGGATGCCAACCTGTTGAAAATCCGCGTTCACTACTGCTATCCGATGTATGTGCCGTTAGTGAACAAGGTGATTTACTACGCGACCAACATGATTGGCAACCCCGGCCCGAGCGGGATTCTGTCCGACAACTCTGTCGGCACCGGCAGTCAGGGCAATCCGGGCAATCCGGATAACCAGTGCAATATCTATCTGCAGGATGGCGTGACGTCGGGCCGCTGGCCCATTGGGCTTGAATCAGAAATGATCGTGCGCATGCAGTCGTCTTTCCGGCCATCCGCCGCGGCGGATGGCTTGAAGCCGGACGAAAAGCCATGA
- a CDS encoding lytic transglycosylase domain-containing protein, which translates to MMQFIPGLPSIRAIRVNQARRGSKAVLAGLLCVAAHAHASSVVMMIGGVKNAKHASAIAQKSVPASTVEIAQPERKMSVVTSYSASGPSLSTFSPGALFASAPSGSVSSRVTALTPLIADVAHAAQIDSALLMAVIDVESGGNPQAISPKGATGLMQLMPATGSRHGAVNLFDPRQNIMAGARYLRKLMQQFGKVELALAAYNAGEGAVMKYGMQIPPYNETMAYVPKVLGRYQHYRLSSAIPAHVAPESRQGHFIQVRQTLNAESGKR; encoded by the coding sequence ATGATGCAGTTCATTCCGGGCCTCCCCTCTATTCGTGCTATCCGTGTCAATCAGGCACGGCGCGGGTCAAAGGCCGTGCTGGCCGGACTGCTGTGTGTGGCGGCCCATGCGCATGCCTCGTCGGTCGTGATGATGATCGGTGGCGTAAAAAACGCAAAGCATGCGAGTGCTATAGCCCAGAAAAGCGTCCCGGCCAGCACCGTGGAGATCGCGCAACCTGAACGCAAAATGTCGGTGGTCACGTCATACAGCGCATCGGGCCCGAGCTTGTCCACCTTCTCGCCAGGCGCGCTGTTCGCCAGTGCGCCGTCCGGTTCGGTGTCATCGCGCGTGACAGCGCTCACCCCGCTGATCGCCGACGTCGCACATGCCGCGCAGATTGACAGCGCACTGCTCATGGCCGTGATCGATGTCGAATCCGGCGGTAATCCGCAGGCAATTTCGCCCAAAGGGGCAACGGGGCTGATGCAGTTAATGCCGGCAACGGGTTCGCGTCATGGCGCAGTCAATCTGTTCGATCCACGGCAGAACATCATGGCGGGAGCGCGCTATCTGCGTAAGCTCATGCAGCAGTTCGGCAAGGTCGAACTGGCGTTAGCGGCATATAACGCCGGCGAAGGTGCGGTGATGAAATACGGGATGCAGATCCCGCCTTATAACGAAACCATGGCTTACGTGCCCAAGGTGCTAGGCCGGTATCAGCATTACCGGTTGTCCTCCGCTATCCCGGCGCACGTCGCGCCTGAAAGCAGGCAAGGCCATTTCATACAGGTACGGCAAACGCTCAATGCGGAGTCTGGCAAACGATAA